In Streptomyces qaidamensis, one DNA window encodes the following:
- a CDS encoding GNAT family N-acetyltransferase translates to MTVIVRDLRPDVRADAEGFSTTRRLALPYMLSTPESVVHTLTHAHPDARFGQLVAEEDGEIIGTAQVSVAHDSPEPGQGSANIYVRPGHTGRGAGSLLLRTAEERLGRLGVTKLFTWVLDEPGNRAFAERRGFRASRSAWFLRLDLADGPLPPRQDLPAGVELRTAADFADDPRPVFELDAETSSDEPSDIDVEFTDYEAWIEESWKHPLLNRDLSTIAVVDGRLAAFTAAYTDGGSRYATAMTGTARAFRGRGLAKLAKNDSLHRARAAGYTEAFTGNDTGNEPMIAINKWFGYETCAKEVRYVRELG, encoded by the coding sequence ATGACCGTGATCGTGCGCGACCTGCGCCCCGACGTCCGAGCCGACGCCGAGGGGTTCTCCACCACCCGCCGCCTCGCCCTTCCGTACATGCTCTCCACGCCCGAGTCCGTGGTGCACACCCTGACGCACGCCCACCCGGACGCCCGCTTCGGGCAGCTCGTCGCCGAGGAAGACGGCGAGATCATCGGCACGGCCCAGGTCAGCGTCGCCCACGACAGCCCGGAACCCGGCCAGGGCTCCGCCAACATCTACGTGCGCCCCGGCCACACGGGGCGCGGCGCCGGGTCCCTCCTGCTGCGCACCGCCGAGGAGCGCCTGGGACGCCTGGGTGTCACCAAGCTGTTCACCTGGGTGCTGGACGAGCCGGGCAACCGCGCCTTCGCCGAGCGGCGCGGCTTCCGGGCCAGCCGTTCCGCCTGGTTCCTGCGCCTGGACCTGGCGGACGGTCCCCTGCCGCCCCGCCAGGACCTGCCGGCGGGCGTCGAGCTGCGCACGGCCGCCGACTTCGCGGACGATCCGCGTCCCGTGTTCGAACTGGACGCGGAGACCTCGTCGGACGAACCGAGCGACATCGACGTGGAGTTCACGGACTACGAGGCCTGGATCGAGGAGTCCTGGAAGCACCCGCTCCTGAACCGCGACCTGAGCACGATCGCGGTCGTCGACGGACGCCTCGCCGCCTTCACCGCGGCGTACACCGACGGCGGCTCCCGTTACGCCACCGCCATGACCGGAACCGCCCGCGCGTTCCGGGGCCGGGGCCTGGCGAAGCTCGCCAAGAACGACTCCCTGCACCGTGCCCGCGCCGCGGGGTACACGGAGGCGTTCACCGGCAACGACACCGGCAACGAGCCGATGATCGCCATCAACAAGTGGTTCGGCTACGAGACCTGCGCGAAGGAAGTACGGTATGTCCGCGAACTCGGCTGA
- a CDS encoding DUF402 domain-containing protein, whose product MSANSADRLPLLDVVLVKAGRTKIRYSGELLSDDGTRVAVRAPWAGSGVRDFGFVRFESGDVFTEYYWRDRWYAVKEVRSATGALKGWYCDITRPAVRSGSELVVEDLDLDLWRSADGTDVRRLDEDEFAESGLAETDPEAARAALTALDELESLARGGDFTALLA is encoded by the coding sequence ATGTCCGCGAACTCGGCTGACCGGCTCCCGCTCCTGGACGTCGTGCTCGTCAAGGCGGGCCGTACGAAGATCCGTTACTCCGGCGAGCTGCTGTCGGACGACGGCACGCGGGTCGCGGTCCGCGCCCCGTGGGCGGGCTCCGGCGTCCGCGACTTCGGCTTCGTCCGCTTCGAGTCCGGGGACGTCTTCACGGAGTACTACTGGCGCGACCGGTGGTACGCGGTCAAAGAGGTCCGCTCCGCCACGGGCGCGCTGAAGGGCTGGTACTGCGACATCACCCGCCCCGCCGTGCGCTCCGGGTCGGAGCTGGTCGTGGAGGACCTGGATCTGGACCTGTGGCGCTCCGCGGACGGTACGGACGTACGGCGCCTGGACGAGGACGAGTTCGCCGAGAGCGGCCTCGCCGAGACGGACCCGGAGGCGGCGCGGGCCGCCCTGACCGCCCTCGACGAACTGGAGTCACTCGCCCGCGGCGGCGACTTCACCGCGCTCCTGGCCTGA
- a CDS encoding serine/threonine-protein kinase, with translation MFEEPGHERVIAGRYRLLAPLGEGGMGTVWRARDEVLHREVAVKEVRAPAGLAGDDVQRMYARLEREAWAAARVANHNVVTVYDVATDDGRPWIVMELVRGLSLAEVLDAEGPMAPQRAAHIGAEVLSALRTAHEAGVLHRDVKPANVLISNDGRIVLTDFGIAMVEGSSALTMTGEVIGSPEFLAPERALGRTPGPESDLWSLGVLLYAAVEGHSPFRHDTPLSTLRAIVDEELPPPYRAGPLAPVIEGLLRKDPEQRLPPERAERDLRAVAAGGSPGPDLTRAVAFPPTVAGHPEPAPTPSMPFPGPPTASGSTATTAATGRGRDRRAGRVLVAGVIALALAVGGLTYALLNNGDGSDGNDQGAGDATPTATKSPPENSATEKSSPSPAPSESKESSPPPQSVRVALEGRRTDYAGTCPPPNAQAPEFTATLTVGRLPTEVSYRWVTRDGQVLDGGWKTLSFAEGGGRSKRDTVRVTTQAETGRFENEISVEVREPVRTTSESVPFSVSCEAETPTGGASPSPSDSESDSGPDAESDSDSDSGSG, from the coding sequence GTGTTCGAAGAACCGGGCCATGAGCGTGTGATCGCGGGCCGTTACCGGCTACTGGCACCGCTCGGCGAGGGCGGCATGGGAACGGTGTGGCGCGCCCGCGACGAGGTGCTGCACCGCGAGGTGGCCGTCAAGGAGGTGCGCGCCCCGGCCGGGCTGGCGGGGGACGACGTGCAGCGGATGTACGCCCGGCTGGAGCGTGAGGCGTGGGCCGCGGCCCGGGTCGCCAACCACAACGTGGTGACGGTGTACGACGTGGCGACGGACGACGGCCGGCCGTGGATCGTCATGGAACTGGTCCGCGGACTCTCCCTGGCGGAGGTCCTGGACGCCGAGGGCCCGATGGCACCGCAGCGTGCCGCGCACATCGGCGCCGAGGTGCTGTCCGCGCTGCGGACGGCGCACGAGGCCGGGGTGCTGCACCGCGACGTGAAGCCGGCCAACGTGCTGATCTCGAACGACGGCCGGATCGTGCTCACCGACTTCGGCATCGCCATGGTCGAGGGCAGCTCGGCGCTGACCATGACCGGGGAGGTCATCGGCTCTCCGGAGTTCCTCGCCCCGGAGCGGGCGCTCGGCCGTACACCGGGCCCGGAGTCGGACCTGTGGTCGCTCGGGGTGCTGCTGTACGCGGCGGTCGAGGGCCACTCCCCCTTCCGTCACGACACCCCGCTGAGCACGCTGCGGGCGATCGTCGACGAGGAACTGCCGCCGCCGTACCGGGCGGGTCCGCTCGCCCCGGTGATCGAGGGGCTGCTGCGCAAGGACCCCGAGCAGCGGCTGCCGCCCGAGCGGGCCGAGCGGGATCTGCGGGCCGTCGCGGCGGGCGGCTCGCCGGGCCCTGACCTGACGCGGGCGGTGGCGTTCCCGCCGACGGTCGCGGGCCACCCCGAGCCCGCTCCCACACCCTCGATGCCGTTCCCCGGCCCGCCGACGGCCTCCGGGTCGACCGCCACCACGGCGGCCACCGGCCGGGGCCGGGACCGCAGGGCCGGACGGGTGCTGGTCGCCGGTGTGATCGCGCTGGCGCTCGCGGTGGGCGGTCTGACGTACGCGCTGCTCAACAACGGGGACGGTTCCGACGGCAACGACCAGGGGGCCGGGGACGCCACGCCCACGGCGACCAAGAGTCCGCCGGAGAACAGCGCGACCGAGAAGTCCAGTCCGTCGCCGGCCCCGAGCGAGAGCAAGGAGAGCAGTCCGCCGCCGCAGTCGGTGCGGGTCGCCCTGGAGGGCCGGCGCACGGACTACGCGGGCACCTGTCCGCCGCCGAACGCCCAGGCGCCGGAGTTCACGGCGACGCTCACGGTGGGGCGGCTGCCGACCGAGGTGAGCTACCGCTGGGTGACGCGGGACGGCCAGGTGCTGGACGGGGGCTGGAAGACGCTGTCGTTCGCGGAGGGCGGCGGCCGCTCGAAGCGGGACACGGTGCGGGTGACGACCCAGGCGGAGACCGGGAGGTTCGAGAACGAGATCAGCGTCGAGGTGCGGGAGCCGGTGCGGACGACGTCCGAGTCGGTGCCGTTCTCCGTGTCGTGCGAGGCGGAGACCCCGACGGGCGGGGCCTCCCCTTCTCCTTCCGACTCGGAGTCGGACTCGGGGCCGGACGCGGAATCGGACTCGGACTCGGACTCCGGCTCCGGCTGA
- a CDS encoding polysaccharide deacetylase family protein, which yields MSDTRVPILMYHAVATDPNEATRALSVTPEAFAEQMAVLADRGLRPLTTAGLAACWRSGRPLPDRPVLITFDDGYEGVHRHALPALAKHGFPATLFVSTGWLKGPYDTGGGLDTMLDWAQVRELAAQGVEIGGHSHSHPQLDQVSDATLRFELIHCKEIISDQLGTVPASFAYPYGYSSRRVRQAVRETGYAQALAVGNGLARRAQGPYALRRVTVRRSTGIEEFERVVEGHAIARTFAGDRALTKGYAVVRRVRQARRLVARSGG from the coding sequence GTGAGTGACACCCGCGTTCCGATCCTGATGTACCACGCGGTCGCGACCGACCCGAACGAGGCGACCCGCGCCCTGTCGGTGACCCCGGAAGCCTTCGCCGAGCAGATGGCGGTGCTCGCCGACCGGGGTCTCAGGCCCCTCACCACGGCCGGACTGGCCGCGTGCTGGCGCTCGGGCCGGCCGCTGCCCGACCGGCCGGTCCTCATCACCTTCGACGACGGCTACGAGGGTGTGCACCGGCATGCCCTCCCCGCGCTCGCCAAGCACGGTTTCCCCGCCACCCTGTTCGTCTCGACGGGGTGGCTCAAGGGGCCGTACGACACCGGGGGCGGCCTGGACACCATGCTGGACTGGGCCCAGGTCCGCGAACTCGCGGCGCAGGGCGTGGAGATCGGCGGGCACAGCCACAGCCACCCGCAGCTCGACCAGGTCTCCGACGCCACGCTGCGGTTCGAGCTGATCCACTGCAAGGAGATCATCTCGGACCAGCTGGGCACCGTACCGGCCTCGTTCGCCTACCCCTACGGCTACTCCAGCCGCCGGGTCCGGCAGGCGGTGCGCGAGACGGGCTACGCCCAGGCCCTCGCCGTCGGCAACGGGCTCGCGCGGCGGGCGCAGGGGCCGTACGCGCTGCGGCGGGTGACGGTGCGCCGCAGCACGGGCATCGAGGAGTTCGAGCGGGTCGTCGAGGGCCACGCGATCGCCCGTACGTTCGCCGGGGACCGCGCCCTGACCAAGGGGTACGCCGTCGTTCGCAGGGTTCGGCAGGCTCGTCGGCTGGTCGCCCGCTCCGGGGGCTGA
- a CDS encoding glycosyltransferase family 2 protein yields the protein MSSVLQPAATDPHPPTAGKYRPVSSHLAIAPPVSVVIPAMNEAENLPYVFKTLPDWIHEVVLVDGNSTDDTVEVARELWPEVKVVEQRGKGKGDALITGFQACTGDIIVMVDADGSADGGEILSYVSALVSGADFAKGSRFANGGGTDDMTFIRKMGNWALCTVVNRKFGARYTDLCYGYNAFWRHCLDKIDLDCTGFEVETLMNIRVVKAGLKVQEIPSHEYLRIHGVSNLRAVRDGLRVLRVILQERSNRRALRRRSPRSSMPAAMRGEVS from the coding sequence ATGAGTTCAGTTCTGCAGCCGGCCGCGACGGACCCGCATCCGCCGACCGCCGGGAAGTACCGGCCCGTCTCCTCACACCTGGCCATAGCCCCGCCGGTGAGCGTGGTCATCCCGGCGATGAACGAGGCGGAGAACCTTCCGTACGTCTTCAAGACCCTGCCCGACTGGATCCACGAAGTGGTCCTGGTCGACGGCAACTCCACCGACGACACCGTCGAGGTGGCCCGTGAGCTGTGGCCCGAGGTGAAGGTCGTCGAACAGCGCGGCAAGGGCAAGGGCGACGCTCTGATCACCGGCTTCCAGGCCTGCACCGGCGACATCATCGTGATGGTCGACGCGGACGGCTCGGCGGACGGGGGCGAGATCCTCAGCTACGTCTCCGCCCTGGTCTCCGGCGCGGACTTCGCCAAGGGCTCCCGCTTCGCCAACGGCGGCGGCACCGACGACATGACCTTCATCCGCAAGATGGGCAACTGGGCGCTGTGCACGGTCGTCAACCGCAAGTTCGGCGCCCGCTACACCGACCTGTGCTACGGCTACAACGCGTTCTGGCGGCACTGCCTCGACAAGATCGACCTGGACTGCACCGGCTTCGAGGTCGAGACCCTGATGAACATCCGGGTCGTCAAGGCCGGGCTCAAGGTGCAGGAGATCCCGAGCCACGAGTACCTGCGCATCCACGGCGTCAGCAATCTGCGGGCCGTGCGGGACGGGCTGCGCGTGCTCCGCGTGATCCTTCAGGAGCGCTCCAACCGCCGGGCCCTGCGCCGCCGTTCGCCCCGGTCGTCGATGCCGGCCGCGATGCGGGGAGAGGTGTCTTGA
- a CDS encoding glycosyltransferase family 2 protein, producing MSGPGISVVICAYTEDRWEDILAAVSSVRAQSRPALETLLVVDHNDTLRERLAKEYKESSEGSVVRVLANAGPRGLSAGRNTGIAAARGEVVAFLDDDAVAERDWLRHFAEAYTDERVMAVGGRTVPVWASGRRPHWFPEEFDWVVGCTYRGLPRGRVRVRNVLGGNASFRRSAFDAAGGFATGIGRDGDKRPLGCEETELCIRLSRARPDAVLLIDDRAVIHHRVPEIREHFRYFRTRTYAEGLSKALVARSVGADKGLESERRYATRVLPAGVARGLLDALLARPGGAGRAGAIVAGVLTAAGGYVVGSVRARRGGTTFRVPAVEVAARE from the coding sequence TTGAGCGGTCCCGGCATCTCCGTCGTGATCTGCGCGTACACCGAGGACCGCTGGGAGGACATCCTCGCGGCGGTCTCCTCGGTCCGCGCGCAGTCGCGGCCGGCCCTGGAGACGCTGCTGGTCGTCGATCACAACGACACGCTCCGGGAGCGGCTCGCCAAGGAGTACAAGGAGTCCTCCGAGGGGTCCGTGGTGCGGGTGCTCGCCAACGCGGGCCCCCGTGGCCTGTCCGCCGGCCGCAACACCGGCATCGCCGCGGCCCGCGGTGAGGTCGTGGCCTTCCTCGACGACGACGCCGTGGCCGAGCGCGACTGGCTGCGGCACTTCGCCGAGGCGTACACCGACGAGCGGGTGATGGCGGTCGGCGGGCGCACGGTCCCGGTCTGGGCGTCGGGGCGGCGGCCGCACTGGTTCCCGGAGGAGTTCGACTGGGTGGTGGGCTGCACGTACCGGGGCCTGCCGCGCGGCCGGGTCCGGGTGCGCAACGTGCTCGGCGGCAACGCCTCGTTCCGCCGCAGCGCCTTCGACGCGGCGGGGGGCTTCGCCACCGGCATCGGCCGGGACGGCGACAAACGCCCGCTGGGCTGCGAGGAGACGGAACTGTGCATCCGCCTCAGCCGTGCCCGGCCCGACGCGGTCCTGCTGATCGACGACCGGGCCGTGATCCACCACCGGGTGCCCGAGATCCGCGAGCACTTCCGCTACTTCCGCACCCGCACCTACGCCGAGGGCCTGTCCAAGGCCCTGGTGGCCCGGAGCGTCGGCGCCGACAAGGGCCTGGAGTCGGAGCGCCGTTACGCCACGCGGGTCCTGCCGGCCGGGGTGGCGCGAGGGCTGCTGGACGCCCTGCTGGCCCGGCCGGGCGGGGCGGGGCGGGCCGGCGCGATCGTGGCCGGGGTGCTGACGGCGGCGGGAGGTTACGTCGTCGGCAGCGTCCGGGCGCGCCGGGGCGGCACCACGTTCCGGGTCCCCGCGGTGGAGGTGGCCGCCCGTGAGTGA
- a CDS encoding SGNH/GDSL hydrolase family protein: protein MRRSRLVVLVSSLLLAVGTALTGAATAQASSLAATGGYVALGDSYSSGVGAGGYISSSGDCKRSTKAYPYLWAAANSPSTFAFTACSGARTGDVLANQLTPLSASTALVSISVGGNDAGFADVMTTCVTQSDSACVSRINTARAYVDATLPGKLDGVYSSIRSKAPAARVVVLGYPRFYKLGTTCLGLSETKRKAINDASDHLNTAIAKRAANHGFVFGDVRTTFTGHEICSGDSWLHSVSWLNIGESYHPKAPGQSGGYLPVLNSND from the coding sequence ATGAGACGTTCCCGACTTGTCGTCCTCGTGAGCTCGCTCCTCCTCGCCGTCGGCACCGCCCTCACCGGGGCAGCGACGGCGCAGGCGTCCTCACTCGCCGCAACTGGCGGCTACGTGGCGCTCGGTGACTCCTACTCCTCCGGAGTCGGAGCGGGCGGCTACATCAGCTCCAGCGGCGACTGCAAGCGCAGCACCAAGGCCTATCCCTACCTCTGGGCCGCCGCCAACTCACCCTCGACCTTCGCCTTCACCGCCTGTTCGGGCGCCCGAACGGGTGATGTTCTCGCGAATCAGCTCACTCCGCTCAGCGCCTCCACCGCCCTCGTCTCGATCAGCGTCGGCGGCAACGACGCCGGATTCGCCGACGTCATGACGACCTGTGTCACCCAGTCCGACAGCGCCTGCGTCTCCCGCATCAACACCGCCCGGGCGTACGTCGACGCCACGCTCCCCGGCAAGCTCGACGGCGTGTACTCGTCCATCCGCTCCAAGGCCCCCGCCGCCCGGGTCGTGGTCCTCGGCTACCCCCGCTTCTACAAGCTCGGCACTACCTGCCTCGGTCTGTCCGAGACCAAGCGCAAGGCCATCAACGACGCCTCCGACCACCTCAACACCGCCATCGCCAAGCGCGCCGCGAACCACGGCTTCGTCTTCGGCGACGTCCGCACCACCTTCACCGGCCACGAGATCTGCTCCGGCGACTCGTGGCTGCACAGCGTCAGCTGGCTCAACATCGGCGAGTCGTACCACCCGAAGGCACCGGGCCAGTCGGGCGGCTACCTGCCGGTGCTCAACAGCAACGACTGA
- a CDS encoding GntR family transcriptional regulator, with product MTLKIDIDDSAPPYEQVRARISEQARSGALPVGYRLPTVRGLAESLGLAANTVAKAYRALEADGVIETRGRNGTFVAAAGSAADRELASAAQAYVERARRLGLGEDVALAAVRDALRAAYGE from the coding sequence GTGACCTTGAAGATCGACATCGACGACAGCGCCCCGCCGTACGAGCAGGTGCGGGCGCGGATCTCAGAGCAGGCGCGGTCAGGTGCGCTGCCGGTGGGCTACCGGCTGCCGACCGTGCGGGGGCTGGCCGAGTCGCTGGGACTCGCCGCCAACACGGTCGCCAAGGCGTACCGGGCGCTGGAGGCGGACGGCGTGATCGAGACGCGGGGCCGCAACGGCACGTTCGTGGCCGCCGCCGGCTCGGCGGCGGACCGCGAACTGGCATCGGCCGCCCAGGCCTATGTGGAGCGGGCCAGGAGACTCGGGCTGGGCGAGGACGTCGCGCTCGCCGCGGTACGGGACGCCCTGCGGGCGGCGTACGGGGAGTAG
- a CDS encoding S8 family peptidase → MAQLRSKRIGFAALTSLATAALVGGLTALPAQAAPAEGRVLAADSPAAIKDSYLVTLKKSAGLKAASAAGKGLVKEYGGSVDKTFGKALNGYSATLSATEARRLAADPAVASVEQNQRVGLAATQTNAPWGLDRIDQASLPLSGTYTYPDSAGSGVTVYVIDTGVRITHQQISGRATHGYDAVDGDSNASDGNGHGTHVATTIAGSTYGVAKKAKIVGVRVLNNSGSGTTAGVIAGIDWVTKNHSGPSVANMSLGGGASATLDTAVRNSIASGVTYAVAAGNSSTTASSSSPARVAEAITVGATTSTDAKASYSNYGSALDIFAPGSSITAGWHTGDTATNTISGTSMATPHVAGAAAVYLAGHTSSTPAQVATALVNGAVTGKVTSAGSGSPNRLLQIVQ, encoded by the coding sequence ATGGCACAACTGCGTAGCAAGAGAATCGGGTTCGCCGCACTCACCTCGCTGGCGACCGCCGCCCTCGTCGGCGGGCTCACCGCCCTTCCCGCCCAGGCCGCGCCCGCCGAGGGCCGGGTGCTCGCCGCGGACTCCCCGGCCGCGATCAAGGACAGCTACCTGGTCACGCTCAAGAAGAGCGCCGGCCTGAAGGCCGCCTCGGCCGCGGGCAAGGGGCTGGTGAAGGAGTACGGCGGCTCGGTCGACAAGACGTTCGGCAAGGCGCTGAACGGCTACTCCGCCACCCTCTCCGCCACCGAGGCCCGGCGCCTCGCCGCCGACCCGGCGGTGGCCTCCGTCGAGCAGAACCAGCGCGTCGGTCTCGCCGCCACCCAGACCAACGCCCCCTGGGGCCTGGACCGCATCGACCAGGCATCGCTCCCGCTGTCCGGCACCTACACCTACCCGGACAGCGCGGGCAGCGGCGTGACGGTCTACGTCATCGACACCGGCGTGCGCATCACCCACCAGCAGATCAGCGGTCGTGCCACCCACGGCTACGACGCGGTCGACGGCGACAGCAACGCCTCCGACGGCAACGGCCACGGCACCCATGTGGCCACCACCATCGCGGGCTCGACCTACGGCGTCGCCAAGAAGGCGAAGATCGTGGGCGTGCGGGTGCTGAACAACAGCGGCTCCGGCACCACGGCCGGTGTGATCGCCGGCATCGACTGGGTGACGAAGAACCACTCCGGCCCCTCGGTGGCCAACATGTCGCTCGGCGGCGGCGCCTCCGCCACCCTGGACACGGCCGTCCGCAACTCCATAGCCAGCGGCGTCACCTACGCCGTCGCCGCCGGCAACAGCAGCACCACCGCCTCCTCGTCCTCCCCGGCCCGGGTCGCCGAGGCGATCACGGTCGGCGCCACCACCAGCACCGACGCCAAGGCGAGCTACTCCAACTACGGCTCCGCGCTGGACATCTTCGCGCCCGGCTCCTCCATCACGGCCGGCTGGCACACCGGCGACACCGCCACCAACACCATCTCCGGCACCTCGATGGCGACCCCGCACGTCGCGGGCGCGGCCGCGGTCTACCTGGCGGGCCACACCTCGTCCACCCCGGCCCAGGTGGCCACGGCCCTGGTGAACGGCGCCGTCACCGGCAAGGTCACCAGCGCGGGTTCGGGTTCGCCGAACCGGCTGCTGCAGATCGTGCAGTGA
- a CDS encoding DUF5925 domain-containing protein encodes MSGNPHEALPIRLNVDDSDSPSDVVDALFLGRFATGEQPYSHAVNIDRVRSGATLMPPGARVLRVARDDDRSATLAEGDGWTLLVSRWNRGADVTVTATGEELAKKVLDQATDGAADEPEPQPENVTMGFWYVSPRRGPHRTTRQIAAGTWEEVRPNYTAPVADAMDRLMKTTPEDIAGRLLLLHGPPGTGKTSALRTLARSWRDWCQVDCVLDPERLFSDVGYLMDIAIGEEDATGKGRWRLLLLEDCDELIRGEAKHTAGQALSRLLNLTDGLLGQGRNVLVGVTTNEDLERLHPAVVRPGRCLARIEVGPLTRREAVNWLGQEDGVGREGATLAELYALRRGTSPTSLPEPRGGVDAGLYL; translated from the coding sequence ATGTCTGGAAACCCGCACGAGGCGCTGCCGATCCGGCTCAACGTCGACGACTCCGACTCCCCGTCCGACGTCGTCGACGCGCTGTTCCTCGGCCGCTTCGCGACGGGCGAGCAGCCCTACTCCCACGCGGTGAACATCGACCGGGTGCGGTCCGGGGCGACGCTGATGCCGCCCGGCGCCCGGGTGCTGCGCGTCGCCCGGGACGACGACCGCAGCGCGACCCTCGCCGAGGGTGACGGCTGGACGCTGCTGGTCTCCCGCTGGAACCGTGGCGCCGACGTCACGGTGACGGCGACCGGCGAGGAGCTCGCGAAGAAGGTCCTCGACCAGGCCACGGACGGCGCGGCCGACGAGCCCGAACCGCAGCCGGAGAACGTCACGATGGGCTTCTGGTACGTCTCTCCCCGCCGCGGCCCGCACCGCACCACCCGGCAGATCGCGGCGGGCACCTGGGAGGAGGTCCGGCCCAACTACACCGCGCCGGTGGCGGACGCGATGGACCGCCTGATGAAGACGACCCCGGAGGACATCGCGGGCCGTCTCCTGCTGCTGCACGGCCCGCCGGGCACCGGCAAGACGTCGGCGCTGCGGACACTGGCCCGCTCCTGGCGCGACTGGTGCCAGGTGGACTGCGTCCTGGACCCCGAGCGGCTCTTCTCCGACGTCGGCTACCTCATGGACATCGCCATCGGCGAGGAGGACGCGACGGGCAAGGGCCGCTGGCGGCTGCTGCTCCTGGAGGACTGCGACGAGCTGATCCGCGGCGAGGCCAAACACACGGCGGGCCAGGCCCTGTCGAGGCTGCTGAACCTGACGGACGGACTGCTCGGCCAGGGCCGCAACGTCCTGGTCGGGGTCACGACCAACGAGGACCTGGAGCGCCTGCACCCGGCCGTGGTCCGCCCCGGCCGCTGCCTGGCCCGGATCGAGGTCGGTCCGCTGACCCGCCGCGAGGCGGTGAACTGGCTGGGCCAGGAGGACGGCGTCGGCCGCGAGGGCGCGACGCTGGCGGAGCTGTACGCGCTGCGCCGGGGCACGTCCCCGACGTCCCTGCCGGAGCCGCGCGGGGGCGTCGACGCGGGGCTGTATCTGTAG
- a CDS encoding DUF72 domain-containing protein — protein MTLFVGTSGWQYKDWRDVLYPSGLPMRLWLEEYAGHFATVEINNAFYRLPARETFADWRRRVPGDFVVAVKASRYLTHIKRLKDPEEPVHRLMSHAAGLGDRLGPVLLQLPPTLRADPGLLDACLACFPARTRVAVEPRHDSWWTPQVRRVLESRRAALCWADILARPATPLWRTTDWGYVRFHQGRARPWPRYGRRSLATWLDRIATTWPGGEDVYAYFNNDPGGAAVEDAVAFARTGRSAGLDITRTPERLAQRSG, from the coding sequence ATGACCCTGTTCGTCGGCACGTCCGGGTGGCAGTACAAGGACTGGCGGGACGTCCTGTACCCGTCCGGGCTGCCGATGCGGCTCTGGCTGGAGGAGTACGCGGGGCACTTCGCCACCGTCGAGATCAACAACGCCTTCTACCGGCTGCCGGCCCGGGAGACCTTCGCGGACTGGCGGCGGCGGGTGCCCGGGGACTTCGTCGTCGCCGTCAAGGCGAGCCGCTATCTGACCCACATCAAGCGGCTCAAGGACCCCGAGGAGCCGGTGCACCGCCTGATGAGCCACGCGGCGGGGCTCGGCGACCGTCTCGGCCCGGTCCTGCTCCAGCTCCCGCCCACCCTGCGCGCCGACCCGGGCCTACTGGACGCGTGCCTGGCCTGCTTCCCGGCCCGGACCCGGGTCGCGGTCGAGCCGCGCCATGACTCCTGGTGGACGCCGCAGGTCCGCCGCGTCCTGGAGTCCCGGCGCGCCGCCCTGTGCTGGGCCGACATCCTGGCCCGCCCGGCGACACCGCTGTGGCGCACCACCGACTGGGGCTACGTCCGCTTCCACCAGGGCCGCGCCCGGCCCTGGCCCCGCTACGGCCGTCGCTCGCTGGCCACCTGGCTCGACCGCATCGCCACGACCTGGCCCGGCGGCGAGGACGTCTACGCGTACTTCAACAACGACCCGGGCGGCGCGGCGGTGGAGGACGCGGTGGCGTTCGCACGGACGGGGAGGTCGGCGGGGCTGGACATCACGCGGACACCGGAGCGCCTGGCCCAGCGGTCCGGTTAG
- a CDS encoding class I SAM-dependent methyltransferase — translation MTNVDWDAEAASFDEEPDHGLRDPEVRRAWAGRLRAWLPARAGDVLDLGCGTGSLSLLASEQGHRVTGVDLSAAMVTLAREKLAGRDAVFLVGDAAAPPVGEQRFDAVLVRHVLWALPDPGRALRHWCGLLRPGGRLVLVEGVWGSTAPVGIPAERLTGLLAPIAGQVRLERLSGDPSLWGKEVTDERYAAIAQVRTSGQERGEVAAAGE, via the coding sequence ATGACGAACGTGGACTGGGACGCCGAGGCCGCCTCCTTCGACGAGGAGCCGGACCACGGCCTGCGTGATCCCGAGGTGCGCCGGGCCTGGGCCGGGCGGCTGCGCGCCTGGCTGCCCGCCCGGGCGGGGGACGTCCTCGACCTCGGGTGCGGCACCGGCAGCCTGTCGCTCCTCGCCTCCGAGCAGGGACACCGGGTGACGGGCGTGGACCTCTCGGCGGCGATGGTGACGCTCGCCAGGGAGAAACTCGCCGGGCGTGACGCGGTGTTCCTCGTCGGTGACGCCGCGGCACCGCCGGTCGGGGAGCAGCGCTTCGACGCCGTGCTCGTCCGGCACGTCCTGTGGGCCCTGCCCGACCCCGGCCGCGCCCTGAGGCACTGGTGCGGGCTGCTGCGGCCGGGCGGGCGGCTGGTGCTGGTCGAGGGCGTGTGGGGAAGCACCGCCCCCGTCGGCATACCGGCGGAGCGGCTCACCGGCCTCCTCGCCCCGATCGCCGGGCAGGTGCGCCTGGAGCGGCTGTCGGGCGATCCGTCGCTGTGGGGCAAGGAGGTGACGGACGAGCGGTACGCGGCGATCGCCCAGGTCCGGACGTCAGGCCAGGAGCGCGGTGAAGTCGCCGCCGCGGGCGAGTGA